One region of Limnospira fusiformis SAG 85.79 genomic DNA includes:
- a CDS encoding ABC transporter substrate-binding protein has protein sequence MQTRQEFIKYGLLFFLSLGVVTCNASPSSVGSGAGDRPFRVWWQQGFYPEETQEIQRLVQEWENETGNRVELTFYSDADMLRETNNAIASVNPPDLLFSTGKVETLIPSLAWDNQLVDLSDIITPLRSIYDREALESVAYKNSHTRQTGKYAAPLSQQTIHIHYWKPLVEQAGFSSDRIPQDWEGFWQFWKDIQDELRSQGQQNIYAFGFPMSPAASDTYFTFEQFLTAHNVQLISPTGQLQIREPRVRQGLINALTEYTNLYKDGYVPPSAIDWANPDNNVSFLSRNSILTANPSLSIPGSQRQDTQTYFQDLVTIDWPNTLNGDRLNSVSSVKMVVIFKESPNQEQAKSLLSYLIQPENLGSYLQGAQGRYFPVMPKLLEDPFWTNPEDPHISASVQQYQQARPFAQSFNPAYSQVLSDNIWGQVIRAIVADGISPEQAADRAIAQIEGIFSNWEQ, from the coding sequence ATGCAAACACGCCAAGAATTTATTAAATATGGTCTTCTGTTCTTCTTATCATTAGGGGTAGTTACCTGTAACGCATCCCCATCGTCTGTGGGTTCTGGTGCTGGGGATAGGCCATTTAGGGTTTGGTGGCAACAGGGTTTTTATCCAGAAGAAACTCAAGAGATTCAGAGATTAGTCCAAGAGTGGGAAAATGAGACCGGAAATCGGGTAGAATTGACCTTCTACAGTGACGCAGATATGCTGAGAGAAACTAATAATGCGATCGCATCAGTTAATCCTCCCGACCTGTTATTTAGCACAGGCAAAGTCGAAACCTTAATCCCTAGTTTAGCGTGGGATAATCAACTGGTTGATCTATCGGATATAATTACTCCCCTGCGAAGCATTTACGATCGCGAAGCCCTGGAATCCGTAGCATACAAGAATTCCCACACCCGACAAACTGGGAAATATGCCGCCCCCCTCAGCCAGCAAACTATTCATATTCACTACTGGAAACCCCTAGTTGAACAAGCCGGATTTAGTAGCGATCGCATTCCTCAAGACTGGGAGGGATTTTGGCAATTTTGGAAAGACATTCAAGACGAATTACGTTCCCAGGGTCAGCAAAATATCTACGCCTTTGGTTTTCCCATGTCTCCCGCCGCCAGTGATACCTACTTCACCTTTGAGCAATTTTTAACAGCCCACAATGTACAATTAATCAGCCCCACAGGACAACTGCAAATTAGGGAACCCCGGGTGCGTCAAGGTCTGATTAACGCCTTGACCGAATACACCAACCTTTATAAAGATGGCTATGTTCCCCCTAGTGCCATCGATTGGGCAAATCCTGATAATAACGTCTCTTTCCTGAGTCGAAATTCAATTTTAACCGCTAACCCATCCCTATCAATTCCCGGTTCCCAGCGTCAGGATACCCAGACCTATTTTCAAGATTTAGTCACCATCGACTGGCCCAACACACTGAATGGCGATCGCCTTAATTCCGTTTCCAGTGTCAAAATGGTTGTTATATTTAAAGAGTCCCCCAATCAGGAACAAGCCAAAAGTCTACTATCCTATCTAATTCAACCAGAGAACTTAGGTTCCTATCTCCAGGGTGCTCAAGGACGCTATTTTCCGGTAATGCCAAAACTATTAGAAGATCCATTTTGGACAAATCCTGAAGATCCGCATATTTCAGCGTCTGTTCAGCAATATCAGCAAGCTAGGCCATTTGCACAATCATTTAATCCGGCTTATTCTCAAGTGCTATCGGATAATATTTGGGGTCAGGTGATCCGTGCTATTGTAGCTGATGGTATCTCACCAGAACAGGCAGCCGATCGGGCGATCGCTCAAATTGAGGGAATTTTCTCCAATTGGGAGCAATAA
- a CDS encoding phosphate-starvation-inducible PsiE family protein, producing MFKKKLQRILNQFQDENFLGMIHWVENCVSKILSVALILVIIVSLVDLIRVLLTDLFAAKPTGFFDATLIEIFGLFLNILIALELLENITAYLKKHIVQVELVVVTALIAVSRKIIIFDTNKYQKIDVIALAGASLALAASYWLIRTMNEDIAIKNKRFNKSRKSRPDEEEDQEHE from the coding sequence ATGTTTAAAAAAAAGTTGCAGCGAATTTTAAATCAGTTTCAAGATGAGAATTTTTTGGGGATGATTCACTGGGTGGAGAATTGCGTCTCTAAAATTTTGTCCGTGGCTTTAATTTTGGTAATCATCGTTTCTCTGGTGGATTTAATTCGGGTGTTGTTAACGGATTTATTTGCTGCCAAGCCAACCGGGTTTTTTGATGCAACTTTAATTGAGATTTTTGGGCTATTCTTGAATATTTTAATTGCTTTGGAGTTGCTGGAAAATATAACAGCTTATTTAAAAAAGCATATTGTTCAAGTTGAGTTAGTGGTGGTGACAGCTTTAATTGCTGTATCCCGAAAGATTATCATTTTTGACACCAATAAATATCAAAAAATCGATGTGATCGCTTTGGCGGGTGCGAGTTTAGCTTTGGCTGCTAGTTATTGGTTAATTCGGACTATGAATGAAGATATTGCCATCAAAAATAAAAGGTTTAACAAGTCTCGCAAATCTCGCCCTGATGAAGAAGAAGACCAAGAACATGAGTAA
- a CDS encoding NAD-dependent epimerase/dehydratase family protein, with translation MRKVLITGAAGQIGRSLRELLAGCYQFRCLDLKPISGADDVIIADITDFEAVSQAMDGVDGVIHLASNPDVQQPWEDVYRGGIAGTYNVFEAARRVGIKQLIYASSNHVSGWREVMGESHITPEMVVRPDSLYGVGKAFGEALAQFFVDQYGMSIICLRIGSFLPYPNSDRSLKTWCSPRDLAQLVQKSLDHQDLGFQIFYGVSNNTNRIWNIDNARQLIDYQPQDNAELNYITDKPNV, from the coding sequence ATGCGAAAGGTTCTGATTACGGGTGCGGCTGGACAAATTGGCCGATCGCTTCGAGAATTGTTAGCTGGCTGTTACCAATTCCGATGTTTGGATCTTAAACCGATTTCTGGTGCTGATGATGTCATCATAGCCGATATTACTGATTTTGAAGCAGTATCCCAGGCTATGGACGGGGTTGATGGAGTAATTCATTTGGCGAGTAACCCAGACGTACAACAGCCTTGGGAGGATGTCTATCGGGGGGGAATTGCGGGAACTTATAATGTCTTTGAGGCGGCGAGACGGGTGGGGATAAAGCAGTTAATTTATGCTAGTAGTAATCATGTTTCCGGGTGGCGAGAAGTTATGGGAGAGTCCCATATCACCCCGGAAATGGTCGTGAGACCTGATTCTTTATATGGGGTTGGTAAGGCTTTTGGGGAGGCGTTGGCGCAGTTTTTTGTAGACCAATATGGGATGTCGATTATTTGCTTGCGGATTGGTTCATTTTTGCCATATCCTAATAGCGATCGCAGTTTGAAGACTTGGTGTAGTCCCAGAGATTTGGCGCAATTGGTGCAAAAATCCCTAGATCATCAAGATTTGGGTTTTCAGATTTTTTATGGGGTTTCTAACAATACTAATCGGATTTGGAACATTGACAACGCCCGTCAATTGATTGATTATCAACCCCAAGATAATGCCGAATTAAATTATATCACGGATAAACCCAATGTTTAA
- a CDS encoding AEC family transporter — protein MILTLLENPIVRLYINLIGWALLGFILGKKLPDSTSKYLGQFLYWIGVPLGIIAFMRGVDISGYIWISPIAGWLAMLVGAVFARFWMELEISDERIKAIASGLINPRDLKSDQPIPDTAWTRPTQGSFLLAMMVGNTSYLGFPVVLSLIGPEYFLWAVLYNTLATSPGLHGIGYMISANYGNNPLAQRRKSPLQIIFGNPALWSFGFGFFFRHVPLPDLAENGLRTSAWSIVTLAIIMIGIQLSQLGKLQKLSQALICLAIKMIVVPLVVGTGLMFLGVTGLPRLAIVLQMAMPPSIATVIYAIAYGLDKDLSVATVALGSVGLLMTIPMWLWLFAP, from the coding sequence ATGATTTTAACTCTATTAGAAAATCCAATTGTTAGATTATACATCAATTTAATTGGCTGGGCTTTACTAGGATTTATTCTCGGCAAAAAACTCCCCGATAGTACATCCAAGTATTTAGGCCAGTTTCTCTATTGGATTGGTGTTCCCCTTGGTATCATTGCCTTTATGCGGGGAGTTGATATCTCTGGATATATTTGGATTTCCCCGATAGCGGGATGGCTTGCTATGTTGGTTGGGGCAGTTTTTGCGCGTTTTTGGATGGAATTAGAAATCAGTGATGAACGTATTAAAGCGATCGCTTCTGGTCTGATTAACCCTCGCGATTTAAAATCAGATCAACCCATCCCAGACACCGCCTGGACTCGACCAACCCAAGGCAGTTTTTTACTAGCTATGATGGTAGGAAATACCTCTTATTTAGGCTTTCCTGTAGTCTTGTCTTTAATCGGTCCTGAATACTTTTTATGGGCAGTCCTTTATAATACCCTCGCCACCAGTCCCGGACTTCACGGCATTGGCTATATGATTTCGGCTAATTATGGGAATAATCCCCTAGCACAACGTCGGAAAAGTCCACTACAAATTATTTTCGGAAATCCGGCTTTATGGAGTTTTGGGTTTGGGTTTTTTTTCCGCCATGTTCCCCTCCCAGACCTGGCAGAAAATGGTTTAAGAACTTCGGCTTGGTCTATTGTCACGTTAGCGATTATTATGATTGGGATTCAACTTAGTCAATTAGGGAAACTGCAAAAATTAAGCCAAGCGTTAATTTGTCTGGCTATTAAAATGATTGTAGTTCCGTTAGTAGTAGGAACAGGTTTGATGTTTTTGGGAGTGACAGGTTTACCGAGATTAGCTATTGTTCTCCAAATGGCTATGCCGCCTTCTATTGCTACGGTAATTTATGCGATCGCCTACGGTCTTGACAAGGATTTATCGGTAGCTACTGTAGCTTTAGGTTCGGTGGGTTTATTAATGACAATCCCGATGTGGTTATGGCTATTTGCGCCTTAA
- a CDS encoding lactate racemase domain-containing protein: MKIITLETVSLISVDAIVRTITDYLLSINQRCDRLLIICEDVTRSTPIDLFFSQLLAFINRSLSPEITVIFALGTHRPMTETEMLNKLGISPTEAEQINLLNHNAFDDSHLVEIGVIDGVTVKLNRVMMNQDVVMCLGSVFPHRVVGFSGGTKYLCPGIANQAIIDYTHWKSNLFPTEEIMAKVDNPIRDILAQVGELATQAFPATFVSVNFVTLPTGIVDVFVGDLQSSYRQAAALSAKLFLKTVEPCDKLLAIVDDKSADFWQAAKAVYNCADMVRDGGTLVVRGKLAEGISATHGDIINQFGYAIPEQVKTWVDSGELNNPLVASHLIRVGQHLQRIKVFLASEYIDEKMCDRINLGYRDPASLDPSEFDAIVYHATDLILRRK; the protein is encoded by the coding sequence ATGAAAATTATCACCCTAGAAACAGTTAGTCTGATTTCTGTTGATGCTATTGTCCGCACAATAACCGATTATTTGTTGTCCATAAATCAACGGTGCGATCGCCTTCTGATTATCTGTGAAGATGTCACCCGTTCCACACCTATTGACCTCTTTTTTTCCCAATTATTAGCCTTTATTAACAGAAGTTTATCCCCAGAAATTACCGTAATCTTTGCCTTGGGAACTCATCGACCGATGACTGAGACCGAAATGCTCAATAAATTGGGAATATCCCCCACAGAGGCTGAACAGATAAACCTGTTAAATCATAATGCCTTTGATGATAGTCATTTAGTCGAAATTGGCGTGATTGATGGGGTCACTGTCAAGTTAAACAGGGTGATGATGAATCAGGATGTCGTCATGTGTTTGGGGAGTGTATTTCCTCATCGAGTTGTGGGATTTTCTGGGGGGACAAAATATCTGTGTCCGGGAATTGCTAATCAAGCCATAATTGATTACACTCACTGGAAAAGTAACCTCTTCCCTACTGAAGAAATTATGGCAAAAGTGGATAACCCAATTAGGGATATATTAGCTCAAGTGGGAGAGTTAGCTACTCAAGCCTTTCCGGCTACTTTCGTTTCCGTTAACTTTGTTACCCTTCCCACTGGTATTGTCGATGTGTTTGTGGGTGATTTACAATCTTCCTATCGTCAGGCGGCCGCACTTAGTGCTAAATTGTTTTTAAAAACTGTTGAACCCTGCGATAAATTGCTGGCTATTGTGGATGACAAAAGTGCCGATTTTTGGCAGGCTGCTAAAGCCGTTTATAACTGTGCAGATATGGTCAGAGATGGGGGAACTTTGGTGGTGAGAGGGAAGTTGGCTGAGGGGATTTCTGCCACCCACGGGGATATTATTAATCAATTCGGTTATGCTATTCCTGAACAGGTGAAAACCTGGGTTGATTCGGGAGAGTTAAATAATCCCCTAGTGGCTAGTCATTTAATTAGGGTTGGGCAGCATTTACAGAGAATTAAGGTGTTTTTGGCATCGGAATATATTGATGAGAAAATGTGCGATCGCATTAATTTAGGCTATCGCGACCCCGCTAGTTTAGACCCCTCAGAATTTGATGCTATTGTTTACCATGCTACCGATTTAATTTTAAGGCGCAAATAG
- a CDS encoding SBBP repeat-containing protein encodes MNNTSEIFHIFESSDSQNFMPSQGFSGVEGEPVAVQMSAPPEFAWTRLLGSGEEDSATALTTGSDGSIYVAGYTYGDLDGQTNSGRADAFISRFQPDGTQDWTRLLGSGDSRYAHALTTGSDGSIYVAGTTWGDLDGQTNSGSWPDAFITKFQPDGTQDWTRLLGNSDGDGAHALTTGSDGSIYVAGRTRGDLDGQTYSGEEDAFITKYQPNGAKAWTRLLGTRLWDVAHALTTGSDGSIYVAGRTFGGLDGQTHSGGFYFVPDAFISRFQPDGTTDWTRQLGTRGGDVAHALTTGSDGSIYVAGYTEGNLGGQTNSGSGRGDAFISRFQPDGTQDWTRLLGTSASDSASALTTGSDGSIYVAGWTGGDLDGQTNSGGEWDAFIGRFQPDGTQDWTRLLGTRLNDHARALTTGSDGSIYVAGSTAGDLDGQTNSGERDAFISRLIVDGTDTPGRPEIHQVINWDSFPPQITGVLPTENQGSITQPLPNQWFGTDHHDVIIGTASDETLLGFQGDDWLQVSQGDNTLFGGQGNDILVAGQGDDILLGNKDDDILFGGDGNDAIYGGQGNDTLVAGNGNHILFGDQGNDILFGGAQGVDTLVGGEGNDTLVMLPGEGYSIVTDFQVNQDMVVLLGSPDDYEIGSLPSGFHSGTAIYVAGSDQLVGVLEGVTNVSLEDGNIFGWG; translated from the coding sequence ATGAACAATACTAGCGAAATATTCCATATTTTTGAATCATCAGATTCTCAGAATTTCATGCCCTCACAGGGATTCAGTGGGGTAGAAGGTGAACCAGTAGCAGTACAGATGTCCGCGCCGCCAGAGTTCGCCTGGACGCGCCTGTTGGGAAGCGGTGAGGAGGACTCGGCTACTGCTCTGACCACCGGTAGTGATGGCTCGATTTATGTGGCGGGCTATACTTATGGCGACCTAGACGGACAAACCAATAGTGGTAGGGCTGATGCCTTTATCAGCAGGTTCCAGCCTGATGGCACTCAAGATTGGACGCGCCTGTTGGGAAGCGGTGATTCGCGCTATGCTCATGCCCTGACCACCGGTAGTGATGGCTCGATTTATGTGGCGGGTACGACTTGGGGCGACCTAGATGGACAAACCAATAGTGGTAGCTGGCCTGATGCCTTTATCACCAAGTTCCAACCTGATGGCACTCAAGACTGGACGCGCCTGTTGGGAAACAGTGACGGTGACGGGGCTCATGCCCTGACCACCGGTAGTGATGGCTCGATTTATGTGGCGGGAAGGACTCGGGGCGACCTAGACGGACAAACCTATAGTGGTGAGGAAGATGCCTTTATCACTAAGTACCAGCCCAATGGCGCTAAAGCCTGGACTCGCCTGTTGGGAACCAGGCTTTGGGACGTGGCTCATGCCCTGACCACCGGTAGTGATGGGTCTATTTATGTGGCGGGAAGGACTTTTGGCGGCCTAGACGGACAAACCCATAGTGGTGGTTTTTATTTTGTGCCTGATGCCTTTATTAGCAGGTTCCAGCCTGATGGCACTACAGACTGGACGCGCCAGTTGGGAACCCGTGGTGGGGACGTGGCTCATGCCCTGACCACCGGTAGTGATGGCTCGATTTATGTGGCGGGCTATACTGAAGGCAACCTAGGTGGACAAACCAATAGTGGTAGTGGTAGGGGTGATGCCTTTATCAGCAGGTTCCAGCCTGATGGCACTCAAGATTGGACTCGCCTCCTGGGAACCAGTGCTTCGGACTCGGCTAGTGCCCTGACCACCGGTAGTGATGGCTCGATTTATGTGGCGGGCTGGACTGGGGGCGACCTAGACGGGCAAACCAATAGTGGTGGCGAATGGGATGCCTTTATCGGCAGGTTCCAGCCTGATGGTACTCAAGACTGGACGCGCCTGTTGGGAACCAGGTTGAATGACCATGCTCGTGCCCTGACCACCGGTAGTGATGGGTCTATTTATGTGGCGGGCTCGACTGCGGGCGACCTAGATGGGCAAACCAATAGTGGTGAGCGGGATGCCTTTATTAGCAGGTTGATAGTAGATGGTACTGACACACCGGGGAGACCAGAAATTCATCAAGTCATTAATTGGGATAGTTTCCCGCCTCAAATTACCGGAGTTTTGCCAACCGAGAATCAAGGCTCTATTACTCAACCTTTACCCAATCAATGGTTTGGGACTGACCATCATGATGTAATTATCGGGACGGCTTCTGATGAAACTTTGCTGGGTTTTCAAGGTGATGATTGGCTCCAGGTTTCCCAGGGAGATAATACTCTGTTTGGCGGTCAGGGTAATGATATCTTAGTTGCTGGTCAGGGGGATGATATCCTATTGGGAAATAAAGATGATGATATCCTATTTGGAGGCGACGGCAATGATGCCATTTATGGTGGTCAGGGGAATGATACCTTGGTAGCAGGTAATGGGAATCATATTTTGTTTGGAGACCAGGGTAATGATATCCTATTTGGAGGCGCTCAAGGTGTTGATACTCTGGTGGGAGGCGAGGGAAATGATACTTTGGTAATGCTTCCGGGAGAAGGTTACAGCATAGTAACTGACTTTCAGGTAAATCAGGATATGGTGGTTTTGCTCGGTAGCCCTGATGACTATGAAATTGGGTCACTACCCAGCGGTTTTCATAGTGGTACAGCTATTTATGTAGCCGGTTCTGACCAACTGGTGGGTGTCCTGGAAGGGGTTACTAATGTCAGTTTAGAAGATGGTAATATCTTCGGTTGGGGGTAG
- a CDS encoding SBBP repeat-containing protein — translation MPYITINLADRDGDDLTPNLRQNGNDEVLGTEADNVILLGGDFDLVYGIAGHHTMAGGLDDDLLERLSAIADKISGNALDALIDGEAQELLISFESRDIEQAVEEKMELENWSVGSDEVINYRASLFSELKDDILSPFSQDLEILDDYENLPITFAKFEQVDPLIELLQNPDVLRVDVPQIHEKALAESLPLIGQPRAIEATGFTGRGTTVAVLDTGADPDAPGLQGRIVAYYDFTPDDKDKKDDAHHEHGTNVSAIVAGVAPGTQIAVLDVSRPVWNEEKRKYEPKMFDNDIVSAINWSIENLNTYNIVAINMSLGKDKHTNPLPDNATGLGLAIANARNNGILPIAASGNRSFRDAIGYPAAFESAISVGSVYDTTVSYTDGSGNTREASYDRVVSYSNSSAFLDLLAPGSWITVGGLTTEGTSMAAPHVAGAVAVLSEAFPDESSEELLQRLINTGDPITDHRNGIIKNRINLAAALEVDFTPEVDWTRLLGTSGNDWAHALTTGRDGSIYVAGWTGGNLDGKTNSGFDDAFITKYQPNGTKAWTRLLGTAWGDRAHALTTGSDGSIYVAGLTMGNLDGQTNSGGADAFITKYQPNGTKLWTHLLGSSENDYAYALTTGSDGSIYVAGYTEGDLDGQTNSGGRDAFITKFQSNGTQAWTRLLGTSQDDEAHALTTGSDGSIYVAGYTEGNLDGQTNGRDAFITKFQPNGTQAWTRLLGTSQDDEAHALTTGSDGSIYVAGYTEGNLDGQTNSGGRDAFITKFQPNGTQAWTRLLGTSNFDVANGLTTGSDGSIYVAGGTGGNLDGQTNSGGADAFITKYQPNGTKLWTHLLGSSENDEAHALTTGSDGSIYVAGLTEGDLDGQTNSGGDYDAFISRLIVDGADTPEPTPEPTPEPTPEPTPEPTPEPTPEPTPEPEPIRGTRGNDLLRGTPGHDTIYGLAGNDTLIGGKGNDYLDGGPGNDRLLGGAGHDTLIGGKGNDYLDGGPGNDSLLGGPGQDTLIGGAGNDTLNGGPGQDILTGGRGADIFVFQFGESRVAAPDHITDLEIGTDKIDLLNRRGRDIGAPENFTHARNSNAPNLRTLVNQVFRNADGGQAGRQPLEPNSAALVRANEEL, via the coding sequence ATGCCGTATATAACTATCAATCTAGCGGATAGAGACGGAGATGACTTGACCCCAAATTTACGGCAAAATGGGAATGATGAGGTGCTCGGAACAGAAGCTGATAATGTTATTCTGTTGGGTGGAGATTTCGATTTAGTATATGGAATAGCTGGCCATCATACCATGGCCGGAGGTTTAGATGATGATCTCCTTGAAAGATTAAGTGCGATCGCTGATAAAATTTCAGGAAACGCCTTAGATGCTCTCATAGATGGAGAAGCACAGGAACTCCTGATTTCCTTTGAGAGCAGGGATATCGAGCAAGCCGTTGAGGAGAAAATGGAGTTAGAGAATTGGTCTGTTGGTAGCGATGAAGTAATTAACTATCGAGCCAGCCTGTTCTCGGAACTGAAAGATGACATCTTATCCCCCTTCAGCCAAGATTTAGAAATCCTCGATGACTATGAAAATCTACCGATTACCTTTGCCAAATTTGAGCAGGTAGATCCCCTAATCGAATTGCTGCAAAATCCGGATGTTTTAAGGGTAGACGTTCCTCAAATTCATGAAAAAGCCTTAGCCGAAAGTTTGCCTTTAATTGGGCAACCCAGAGCGATCGAAGCAACAGGTTTTACCGGAAGAGGGACAACTGTAGCGGTACTGGATACAGGTGCTGATCCCGATGCTCCTGGACTGCAAGGACGAATTGTTGCTTATTATGATTTTACCCCAGATGATAAGGATAAGAAAGATGATGCTCATCATGAGCACGGAACCAATGTCAGTGCAATCGTAGCTGGAGTGGCCCCTGGTACTCAAATTGCTGTCCTAGATGTTTCTCGACCAGTTTGGAATGAAGAAAAACGCAAATATGAACCGAAGATGTTTGACAACGACATTGTTAGTGCCATCAACTGGTCAATCGAAAATCTTAATACCTACAATATTGTTGCCATCAATATGAGTTTAGGCAAGGACAAACATACCAACCCCCTGCCAGATAATGCAACTGGTCTCGGTCTAGCGATCGCCAATGCCAGGAACAACGGAATCCTACCGATAGCAGCTTCTGGAAATCGTAGCTTTAGGGATGCGATCGGATATCCTGCTGCTTTTGAAAGTGCCATTTCCGTCGGCTCAGTCTATGACACCACTGTATCCTATACGGATGGATCAGGCAACACCCGGGAAGCCAGCTACGATCGCGTTGTCTCGTACTCCAATAGTAGCGCATTTTTAGACCTTCTCGCTCCAGGTTCTTGGATTACTGTTGGAGGGTTGACCACGGAAGGTACTTCAATGGCAGCCCCCCACGTCGCTGGAGCAGTTGCCGTTCTCAGTGAAGCCTTCCCCGATGAAAGTTCAGAAGAACTCCTCCAGCGACTGATCAACACCGGAGATCCAATTACCGACCACCGCAATGGCATTATCAAAAATCGGATTAATCTCGCTGCTGCCCTTGAGGTAGACTTTACCCCGGAGGTAGACTGGACGCGCCTGCTGGGAACCAGCGGGAATGACTGGGCTCATGCCCTGACCACCGGTAGGGATGGGTCTATTTATGTGGCGGGCTGGACTGGGGGCAACCTAGACGGAAAAACTAATAGTGGCTTCGATGATGCCTTTATCACCAAGTATCAGCCCAATGGTACTAAAGCCTGGACGCGCCTGCTGGGAACCGCGTGGGGGGACCGGGCTCATGCCCTGACCACCGGTAGTGATGGGTCGATTTATGTGGCGGGCTTGACTATGGGCAACCTAGACGGACAAACCAATAGTGGTGGTGCTGATGCCTTTATCACCAAGTATCAGCCCAATGGTACTAAACTCTGGACGCATCTGTTGGGGAGCAGTGAGAATGACTATGCTTATGCCCTGACCACTGGTAGTGATGGCTCGATTTATGTGGCGGGCTATACTGAAGGCGACCTAGATGGACAAACTAATAGTGGTGGGCGGGATGCCTTTATCACCAAGTTCCAGTCCAATGGCACTCAAGCTTGGACGCGCCTGCTGGGAACCAGTCAGGATGACGAGGCTCATGCCCTGACCACTGGTAGTGATGGCTCGATTTACGTGGCTGGCTATACTGAAGGCAACCTAGATGGACAAACTAATGGGCGGGATGCCTTTATCACCAAGTTCCAGCCCAATGGCACTCAAGCTTGGACGCGCCTGCTGGGAACCAGTCAGGATGACGAGGCTCATGCCCTGACCACTGGTAGTGATGGCTCGATTTACGTGGCTGGCTATACTGAAGGCAACCTAGATGGACAAACTAATAGTGGTGGGCGGGATGCCTTTATCACCAAGTTCCAGCCCAATGGCACTCAAGCCTGGACGCGCCTGTTGGGAACCAGTAATTTTGACGTGGCTAATGGCCTGACCACCGGTAGTGATGGGTCTATTTATGTGGCGGGTGGGACTGGGGGCAACCTAGACGGACAAACCAATAGTGGTGGTGCTGATGCCTTTATCACCAAGTATCAGCCCAATGGTACTAAACTCTGGACGCATCTGTTGGGGAGCAGTGAGAATGACGAGGCTCATGCCCTGACCACTGGTAGTGATGGCTCGATTTATGTGGCGGGGTTGACTGAGGGCGACCTAGATGGACAAACCAATAGCGGTGGCGACTATGATGCCTTTATCAGCAGGTTGATAGTAGATGGTGCTGACACACCAGAACCCACACCAGAACCCACACCGGAACCCACACCAGAACCCACACCAGAACCCACACCAGAACCCACACCAGAACCCACACCGGAACCAGAACCAATTAGGGGTACTCGTGGCAATGATTTATTACGAGGAACCCCTGGTCATGACACCATCTATGGATTAGCAGGTAATGATACTTTAATTGGTGGAAAAGGTAACGATTATTTAGATGGAGGTCCGGGAAACGATCGCCTCCTTGGTGGTGCGGGTCACGATACTTTAATCGGTGGAAAAGGTAACGATTATTTAGATGGAGGTCCAGGAAATGACAGCCTCCTTGGTGGTCCCGGTCAGGATACTTTAATCGGTGGTGCTGGTAACGACACCCTCAACGGTGGTCCCGGTCAAGATATTCTCACTGGTGGTCGTGGTGCTGATATCTTTGTGTTCCAGTTTGGGGAATCGAGGGTAGCGGCTCCTGACCATATTACCGACTTGGAAATCGGTACTGACAAAATTGACTTGCTGAACCGACGCGGACGGGATATCGGGGCTCCTGAGAATTTTACCCACGCTAGAAATAGCAATGCTCCTAACCTGCGAACCCTGGTTAATCAGGTATTTCGTAATGCTGATGGCGGACAAGCCGGACGACAACCATTAGAACCTAATAGTGCTGCATTAGTGAGGGCGAATGAGGAACTTTAG